A genome region from Arachis duranensis cultivar V14167 chromosome 6, aradu.V14167.gnm2.J7QH, whole genome shotgun sequence includes the following:
- the LOC107494204 gene encoding protein FAR1-RELATED SEQUENCE 5-like — protein MHGYAIFKQNTFHIMPAGSEMFVLFFQDTMYDTRVEEDGELSDWEGRWASMLPLFLGLDGLRVEDVLEMEFSSPQEANGFYNNYSQLKGFASRRDKTVRNTAGEIVWYTFVCNRQGFREKKWLENVDRKREHKVVTRCGCMAEMRIKRKDGSGRWYVSRFVEEHNQELAYGKLVDYLRSHRKISEVEVAQLTSMREIGISIPKIYESFAAQLGGFNLVTFTKQDMYNEIRKQRGLQGGDVSAAIRYLEGLARMDGKMFWRYKLGARQHLCNLFWSDGRCQEDYGIFGDVLAFDATYGRNKYNLPVVVFSRVNHHNQTCVFGTAMVSCESQESYI, from the coding sequence ATGCATGGATATGCAATATTTAAACAGAACACATTCCACATAATGCCAGCTGGTAGCGAAATGTTTGTCTTATTCTTCCAAGACACAATGTATGATACGAGAGTGGAGGAAGATGGTGAGTTATCCGATTGGGAAGGAAGGTGGGCTTCAATGTTGCCCCTTTTTTTGGGTTTGGATGGGTTGCGAGTAGAAGATGTTCTTGAAATGGAGTTTTCTTCACCTCAGGAGGCAAACGGCTTCTATAACAATTACAGCCAACTAAAGGGCTTTGCATCAAGGCGAGACAAGACGGTTAGAAACACTGCCGGAGAGATAGTGTGGTACACGTTTGTTTGTAATAGGCAAGGATTTCGAGAGAAGAAATGGTTGGAAAATGTTGATCGCAAAAGGGAGCACAAGGTAGTAACCCGATGCGGATGCATGGCGGAGATGAGGATAAAGAGGAAAGACGGTAGTGGTAGGTGGTATGTCTCGCGTTTTGTCGAGGAGCATAACCAGGAACTTGCGTATGGGAAGCTTGTTGATTATCTGCGGTCACACAGGAAGATATCTGAGGTAGAAGTTGCTCAGCTAACAAGCATGAGGGAGATTGGAATTAGCATACCTAAGATTTATGAGTCTTTCGCAGCACAACTAGGGGGCTTTAATCTGGTAACATTCACAAAGCAAGATATGTATAATGAGATACGGAAACAGAGAGGTCTGCAAGGCGGAGACGTAAGTGCAGCTATTAGGTACTTGGAAGGTCTGGCACGCATGGATGGGAAAATGTTTTGGCGGTACAAGTTGGGGGCAAGGCAACACCTATGCAACTTGTTTTGGAGCGATGGTCGTTGTCAGGAAGATTATGGGATATTCGGCGATGTGCTAGCATTCGACGCTACCTATGGCCGCAACAAGTACAACCTACCCGTTGTAGTCTTTTCCAGAGTAAACCACCACAACCAGACATGCGTATTCGGAACAGCAATGGTCTCATGCGAATCGCAGGAGTCATATATTTAG
- the LOC107494203 gene encoding protein FAR1-RELATED SEQUENCE 5-like, protein MQGKAPQSVITDGDPAMRIAIQFVFPDEHHRLCVWHLLRNATANISDPRFTQMFRHCMLADMEIDEFETHWESMVNECGVREVEWVKDLYTKKHAWATAYIHGRFFAGVQTTSRCESLHAKLERFVESRYVVLEFVRNFQRCVDFLRDTEDELDFRSWYGTPVLQTEFIELEKFGWTMFTRKMFLRLRDSLKRCVRVRICEFNDTDNPHAYTLQKYRRPEMNWKVYRDHISNRFSCTCMRMESFGIPCVHILSVCVRLDLVEIPESLVLRRWSKAAKLEIHNHCVEQHTADPSVTYRTQLGAFSQLCKRLGRVACISDEDFKLYSKKLMSDALFLEIKYGLRPSTDDITTANDCGVKDPIRVKTKGTGRMSQPGGSAPKTKKSAAHAGS, encoded by the coding sequence ATGCAAGGTAAGGCACCGCAGTCAGTCATAACAGATGGCGACCCGGCCATGCGGATAGCAATCCAGTTCGTATTTCCTGACGAACATCATCGGTTGTGTGTCTGGCATCTGCTGAGGAACGCGACTGCTAACATAAGCGACCCGAGATTCACACAAATGTTTAGACACTGCATGCTGGCAGATATGGAAATCGATGAGTTCGAAACGCATTGGGAGTCAATGGTCAATGAGTGTGGTGTTAGGGAGGTTGAGTGGGTTAAGGACTTGTACACCAAAAAGCACGCTTGGGCAACCGCATACATTCATGGTAGATTTTTTGCTGGAGTACAGACAACCTCTAGGTGCGAGTCACTACATGCCAAACTAGAGAGGTTTGTTGAGAGCAGGTACGTGGTGTTAGAATTTGTCAGAAATTTTCAAAGGTGTGTGGATTTTCTGCGTGACACCGAGGACGAGCTAGACTTTCGTTCATGGTACGGAACACCTGTGCTACAAACAGAGTTTATTGAGCTGGAAAAGTTTGGATGGACTATGTTCACCCGCAAAATGTTTCTCAGATTACGGGATAGCCTGAAACGGTGTGTTCGTGTTAGAATATGTGAATTTAATGACACTGACAACCCTCATGCATATACTCTCCAGAAGTATCGGAGGCCTGAGATGAATTGGAAGGTTTATAGGGACCATATCTCGAACAGATTTAGTTGCACCTGCATGCGTATGGAGTCGTTTGGTATTCCCTGTGTGCATATCCTTTCTGTGTGTGTTAGGCTTGACTTGGTGGAAATCCCTGAAAGCCTTGTGCTGCGTAGGTGGTCTAAGGCAGCCAAATTGGAGATCCATAACCATTGTGTTGAGCAACACACTGCTGACCCAAGTGTGACCTATAGGACACAATTGGGTGCTTTCTCCCAGCTATGTAAGCGTTTAGGCCGCGTTGCTTGCATAAGTGATGAAGACTTCAAGCTTTACTCAAAGAAGCTAATGAGCGATGCTCTCTTCCTTGAAATAAAGTACGGCCTAAGACCATCTACGGATGATATCACAACAGCAAATGATTGCGGGGTGAAGGACCCAATTCGTGTTAAAACAAAAGGCACGGGTCGGATGAGTCAACCAGGCGGTTCTGCACCGAAAACCAAAAAAAGTGCAGCACATGCGGGAAGCTAG
- the LOC107494202 gene encoding putative F-box protein At1g67623, with protein MTIDRFSNITFLPNDIWVAITIKVASNSIRDLCSLRMTCKAARDAGDADIVHRSISIPPSHATPWWWCLNSEPSRFFDRCMAAGHPELLFREALQKLFIRHNENVGLQMLNSPTSTGHAAAKYTLSMMLLLRTDDNEEKQKGLELYRELDAVGSLADCNAMCFSILTISWPGEVQMPRIEEQHTVYASPRCSTRGHMPLLYDYRRRAAEQNSVHAFGGAAHIPCI; from the coding sequence ATGACAATCGACCGTTTTTCAAATATCACTTTCCTTCCAAACGACATTTGGGTAGCAATAACCATTAAAGTTGCGTCAAACTCCATTCGCGACTTGTGTAGTCTCAGAATGACCTGTAAGGCTGCACGCGATGCGGGAGACGCCGATATTGTTCACCGCAGTATTTCCATCCCACCATCGCATGCGACGCCGTGGTGGTGGTGCCTCAACTCAGAGCCAAGTAGATTCTTTGATCGCTGCATGGCAGCTGGCCATCCAGAGCTTCTGTTTCGGGAGGCACTTCAGAAACTCTTCATCAGACATAACGAAAACGTTGGCCTCCAGATGCTAAATAGTCCAACAAGTACAGGCCATGCAGCAGCCAAATACACGCTGTCCATGATGTTGCTGCTTCGCACTGACGACAAcgaggaaaaacaaaaagggcTGGAACTGTATCGCGAGCTTGATGCGGTTGGTTCACTCGCTGATTGTAACGCAATGTGCTTTTCAATTCTGACAATCTCGTGGCCAGGTGAGGTCCAAATGCCCCGTATAGAAGAACAACACACCGTCTATGCCTCACCTAGATGCTCCACCAGGGGCCACATGCCTCTTCTATATGACTATCGTAGACGTGCAGCAGAGCAAAACTCCGTCCATGCTTTCGGAGGGGCCGCTCATATTCCCTGCATCTAG